In the Haloferula helveola genome, one interval contains:
- a CDS encoding LamG domain-containing protein produces the protein MKFLQTLSIALSLAVSAEAALVAYYEFDETSGTSIGDSSGNGFDGSVIGSGDLNVSGYVGSGYQPGSGGSDYGSVSGGVSDFGIGGNDARTIAFWFNTSGFGGATDQYRLIGTGSTGAGTAFNIVAESSTGANRIGLRYGNGNVYFDADNSGTAFATGTWYHVAVVYDGSTLDLESVGTASDGTGLVFYVNGVEVDTAAGNLNNGTQALSTALTDFAFGANEDGTQGFYPGLLDEVRVYDEALGAGAIATLAAVPEPTFATLAGALGLLLLLRRRRS, from the coding sequence ATGAAGTTCCTCCAGACTCTCTCCATCGCCCTCTCCCTCGCCGTTTCCGCAGAGGCGGCGCTCGTCGCTTACTACGAATTCGACGAAACCAGCGGCACCTCCATCGGAGATTCCTCAGGAAACGGATTTGATGGATCGGTCATTGGCAGCGGCGATCTCAATGTGTCCGGCTATGTCGGATCGGGGTATCAGCCCGGATCGGGCGGTTCCGACTACGGCAGTGTCAGTGGTGGCGTAAGCGATTTCGGAATTGGCGGCAATGACGCCCGTACGATCGCCTTCTGGTTCAATACCTCGGGGTTCGGTGGGGCGACGGATCAGTACCGGTTGATCGGCACCGGTAGCACCGGCGCCGGCACAGCCTTCAATATCGTGGCGGAATCCTCGACCGGAGCCAACCGCATCGGGCTTCGATACGGTAACGGCAATGTCTACTTCGATGCGGACAACAGCGGGACCGCTTTCGCGACCGGCACCTGGTATCATGTGGCGGTCGTCTACGACGGGAGCACGCTCGATCTCGAGTCCGTCGGCACCGCCTCGGATGGGACAGGACTGGTTTTCTACGTCAATGGCGTCGAGGTGGATACGGCTGCGGGTAATCTGAACAACGGCACCCAAGCCCTGAGTACCGCCCTTACCGATTTCGCTTTTGGTGCGAACGAAGACGGCACCCAGGGGTTTTACCCGGGGTTACTCGACGAGGTCCGCGTCTATGACGAGGCGCTCGGTGCGGGTGCGATTGCCACGCTGGCAGCGGTTCCCGAACCGACATTCGCGACGCTGGCGGGGGCGTTGGGTCTCCTGCTGCTCTTGCGTCGCAGACGTTCCTGA